From Streptomyces griseorubiginosus, one genomic window encodes:
- a CDS encoding DUF5682 family protein yields MRGSRGAGSGVLLLGVRHHGPGSARSVRAALDAALPRVVLIEGPPEADALIPLAAEEDMRPPVALLAHAVDEPGRSAFWPLAEFSPEWVAIRWALEHDVPARFIDLPATHTLAWGRGEEDGGPAEGGPDGPADGVPGTPGAEAPGSGAPGSEMPGSRAPGTGGTDADPPAADADTAGEGAAPGDEAAPHDAVRVDPLAVLAEAAGYDDPERWWEDVVEHRGAGRGDVFEPFTVLEEAMGVLRETYGTGGHDRDLVREAYMRLQLRAAQREFGNDVAVVCGAWHVPALRSRSTVAADKALLKGLPKVKADLTWVPWTHRRLSRHSGYGAGIDSPGWYGHLFAAPDRPVERWLTKVAGLLRDEDRIVSSAHVIEAVRLAGTLAAMRGRPLPGLSETTDAVRAVMCDGSDVPLALVHDRLVVGDVLGEVPQAAPAVPLQRDLDRIQRRLRLRPEALERELELDLRKENDAERSRLLHRLRLLGVAWGEPAVSRGSTGTFRETWRLRWEPELAVRVAEAGVWGTTVLAAATAKAEADAVSASGLADVTALAERCLLAELPDALPTVMQILADRAALDADVGHLAQALPALVRSLRYGDVRGTGTGALAEVAAGLAERVFVGLPPACAALDAEAAEEMRRHVDAVHGAVGLLGEVTDPEATGPEATGPEATDPGQGLEANASSVGVPGQEKVPSAPGQRGLRGRWLGVLKVLGRRDTVPGVIRGRAVRLLLDDGELAQDEVARLMGLVLSPGTPPGDAAAWIEGFVGGGSGGGMLLVHDERLLGLVDAWLTGVSAEAFTDVLPLLRRTFSAYEPGVRRTLGELVRRGPGQRGSAAGAGSGIPGFGAELDGERADAVLPVVRLLLGLEGDDGDYGDDGDSDGSVNVDDNDLAGVAGR; encoded by the coding sequence GTGCGGGGGAGTCGGGGGGCAGGTTCCGGGGTGCTGTTGCTCGGGGTGCGGCATCACGGGCCGGGGTCGGCCCGGTCCGTGCGGGCGGCGTTGGACGCGGCGCTGCCCCGGGTGGTGCTGATCGAGGGACCGCCCGAGGCCGACGCGCTGATCCCGCTGGCCGCCGAGGAGGACATGCGGCCGCCGGTCGCCCTGCTCGCCCATGCCGTGGACGAGCCCGGACGTTCGGCGTTCTGGCCCCTAGCCGAGTTCTCCCCGGAGTGGGTGGCGATCCGCTGGGCGCTGGAGCACGACGTCCCGGCCCGCTTCATCGACCTGCCCGCGACGCACACGTTGGCCTGGGGGAGGGGCGAGGAGGACGGGGGCCCGGCCGAGGGGGGGCCAGATGGACCCGCCGACGGGGTGCCGGGGACGCCGGGCGCCGAGGCACCGGGATCGGGGGCGCCGGGGTCCGAGATGCCGGGGTCCAGGGCGCCGGGTACGGGCGGTACGGATGCCGATCCGCCCGCTGCCGACGCCGACACTGCCGGGGAGGGGGCCGCTCCGGGGGACGAGGCCGCCCCTCACGACGCCGTTCGGGTCGATCCGCTCGCCGTGCTCGCCGAGGCCGCCGGTTACGACGATCCCGAGCGGTGGTGGGAGGACGTCGTCGAGCATCGGGGCGCGGGGCGGGGGGACGTGTTCGAGCCGTTCACCGTGCTGGAAGAGGCGATGGGGGTGCTGCGGGAGACGTACGGGACCGGGGGACACGACCGGGACCTCGTGCGGGAGGCGTACATGCGGCTCCAGCTGCGGGCGGCACAACGGGAGTTCGGGAACGACGTGGCCGTGGTGTGCGGGGCCTGGCATGTGCCCGCACTGCGGAGCAGGAGCACCGTCGCCGCAGACAAGGCACTGCTGAAGGGACTCCCGAAGGTCAAGGCGGACCTGACGTGGGTGCCGTGGACGCATCGCAGGCTGTCGCGGCACAGCGGCTACGGCGCGGGGATCGACTCGCCCGGCTGGTACGGGCACCTGTTCGCCGCGCCGGACCGCCCCGTCGAGCGGTGGCTGACCAAGGTGGCGGGACTGCTGCGGGACGAGGACCGGATCGTGTCGTCGGCCCACGTCATCGAGGCCGTACGGCTCGCCGGGACGCTCGCGGCGATGCGCGGCCGCCCGCTGCCCGGCCTGAGCGAGACGACCGACGCGGTGCGGGCGGTGATGTGCGACGGCTCGGACGTGCCGCTGGCGCTCGTGCACGACCGGCTGGTGGTCGGGGATGTGCTGGGGGAGGTGCCGCAGGCGGCGCCCGCGGTGCCCTTGCAGCGGGACCTGGACCGGATCCAGCGGCGGCTGCGGCTCAGGCCGGAGGCGTTGGAGCGGGAGCTGGAGCTCGACCTGCGCAAGGAGAACGACGCCGAGCGCAGCAGGCTGTTGCACCGGCTGCGACTGTTGGGCGTGGCCTGGGGTGAGCCGGCGGTCTCGCGGGGGAGCACCGGCACGTTCCGGGAGACGTGGCGGCTGCGGTGGGAGCCGGAGTTGGCCGTGCGGGTCGCCGAGGCCGGGGTGTGGGGCACGACCGTGCTCGCCGCGGCGACGGCCAAGGCGGAGGCGGACGCCGTCTCCGCGTCCGGGCTCGCCGACGTCACCGCGCTCGCCGAGCGTTGTCTGCTGGCCGAACTCCCCGACGCCCTGCCCACGGTGATGCAGATCCTCGCCGACCGCGCCGCGCTGGACGCGGACGTCGGTCACCTCGCCCAGGCTCTGCCGGCCCTGGTCCGCTCCCTCCGCTACGGCGATGTGCGCGGCACCGGCACCGGGGCCCTGGCGGAGGTGGCCGCGGGTCTCGCCGAGCGCGTCTTCGTCGGCCTGCCGCCGGCCTGCGCCGCGCTGGACGCGGAGGCGGCCGAGGAGATGCGGCGCCATGTGGACGCGGTGCACGGAGCGGTGGGACTGCTGGGCGAGGTGACGGACCCGGAGGCGACAGGCCCGGAGGCGACAGGCCCGGAGGCGACGGACCCGGGGCAGGGCCTCGAGGCGAATGCGTCTTCGGTGGGCGTACCGGGGCAGGAGAAGGTCCCGTCGGCGCCGGGTCAGCGGGGGTTGCGGGGGCGTTGGCTGGGCGTGCTCAAGGTGCTCGGCCGGCGGGACACCGTGCCGGGTGTCATCCGGGGGCGGGCCGTGCGGCTGCTGCTGGACGACGGGGAGTTGGCGCAGGACGAGGTGGCGCGGCTCATGGGGCTCGTCCTGTCGCCGGGGACGCCGCCGGGGGACGCGGCCGCGTGGATCGAGGGTTTCGTCGGGGGCGGGTCAGGCGGCGGGATGCTCCTGGTCCACGACGAGCGGCTGCTCGGGCTGGTCGACGCCTGGCTGACCGGGGTGTCGGCGGAGGCGTTCACCGATGTGCTGCCTCTGCTGCGGCGCACGTTCTCGGCGTATGAGCCCGGAGTGCGCAGGACGCTGGGCGAGTTGGTGCGGCGGGGGCCGGGGCAGCGGGGGAGTGCGGCGGGAGCGGGTTCCGGGATACCGGGGTTCGGAGCGGAGCTCGATGGGGAGCGGGCGGACGCGGTGCTGCCGGTGGTGCGACTGCTGCTCGGCCTGGAGGGCGACGACGGCGACTACGGCGACGACGGCGACAGCGACGGTTCGGTGAACGTCGACGACAACGACCTTGCGGGGGTGGCGGGACGATGA
- a CDS encoding AAA family ATPase — protein sequence MTVSVEPTSVEPKRGEPAEALRPHAEEAFAAELAALAAQDDRPRPARWKLSPWAVATYLLGGTLPDGTVITPKYVGPRRLVEVAVTTLATDRALLLLGVPGTAKTWVSEHLAAAVSGDSTLLVQGTAGTPEEAIRYGWNYAQLLANGPSRDALVPSPVMRAMAEGMTARVEELTRIPADVQDSLITILSEKTLPVPELGQEVQAVRGFNLIATANDRDRGVNDLSSALRRRFNTVVLPLPESVEAEVDIVSRRVDQIGRSLDLPAAPDGIAEIRRVVTVFRELRDGVTSDGRTKLKSPSGTLSTAEAISVVTNGLALAAHFGDGVLRAGDVAAGILGAVVRDPAADRVIWQEYLEAVVRERDGWKDFYRACREVSA from the coding sequence ATGACTGTGTCTGTTGAACCGACGTCCGTGGAACCGAAGCGCGGGGAGCCGGCCGAGGCGTTGCGGCCGCATGCCGAGGAAGCCTTCGCCGCCGAACTCGCCGCGCTGGCCGCGCAGGACGACCGTCCGCGCCCGGCCCGCTGGAAGCTGTCGCCGTGGGCGGTGGCGACGTACCTGCTCGGCGGCACCCTGCCCGACGGCACGGTGATCACCCCGAAGTACGTGGGCCCGCGCCGTCTCGTCGAGGTCGCCGTCACCACCCTCGCCACCGACCGCGCCCTGCTCCTGCTGGGCGTGCCGGGCACGGCGAAGACCTGGGTGTCCGAGCATCTGGCCGCGGCGGTCAGCGGCGACTCCACCCTGCTCGTGCAGGGCACGGCGGGCACACCGGAGGAGGCGATCCGGTACGGCTGGAACTACGCCCAGCTGCTCGCCAACGGCCCGAGCCGCGACGCCCTCGTGCCCAGCCCGGTGATGCGGGCCATGGCCGAGGGGATGACGGCCCGGGTGGAGGAGCTCACGCGCATCCCGGCCGACGTGCAGGACTCGCTGATCACGATTCTGTCCGAGAAGACCCTGCCGGTACCGGAGTTGGGCCAGGAGGTGCAGGCGGTCCGCGGCTTCAACCTCATCGCCACCGCCAACGACCGCGACCGCGGGGTCAACGACCTCTCCAGCGCCCTGCGCCGCCGTTTCAACACGGTCGTGCTGCCGCTGCCGGAGAGCGTCGAGGCCGAGGTCGACATCGTCTCGCGCCGCGTCGACCAGATCGGCCGCTCCCTCGACCTGCCGGCCGCGCCCGACGGCATCGCCGAGATCCGCCGGGTCGTGACGGTCTTCCGCGAGCTGCGCGACGGTGTGACGTCCGACGGCCGCACCAAGCTCAAGTCGCCCAGCGGCACGCTGTCGACCGCCGAGGCCATCTCGGTCGTCACCAACGGCCTCGCCCTCGCCGCCCACTTCGGTGACGGCGTCCTGCGGGCCGGCGACGTCGCCGCGGGCATCCTCGGGGCGGTCGTCCGCGACCCGGCGGCCGACCGGGTGATCTGGCAGGAGTACCTGGAGGCGGTCGTCCGTGAACGGGACGGCTGGAAGGACTTCTACCGGGCCTGCCGCGAGGTGAGCGCGTGA
- a CDS encoding SWIM zinc finger family protein — protein MTQQGVRWTADQVLALAPDAASRKAGSKLGAAGPWSEAGSSEEGTVWGLCKGSGSKPYQTVIDIADAAGPAYKCSCPSRKFPCKHALGLLLLWAGGEGAVAPGPAPDWAEQWIEGRRQRAQEKRAAGAAGAAAGSGDPEGARRRAERRAVRITAGATELEQRLADLLRGGLAGAEQAGYGLWEETAARMVDAQAPGLAARVRELGAIPSSGPGWPVRLLEECALIHLLDQGWLRRERLPDGLASTVRSRIGLPASPDGPPLRDRWLVLAQYDTADSRLTTRRIWLHGTDSGRTALLLSYGAAGRAPELALPVGLELEAEVSAYHGTGQLRAALGEQFAPPAPSATRPPGVSTEQAAARYGEALRDDPWLDSVPVTLDRVIPAPDGDSWQLADADGDSALPLTPSARSRPGLWRLVALSGGTPVKVFGECGHRGFTPLTAWPEGTGEAVQLC, from the coding sequence ATGACTCAGCAGGGGGTGCGCTGGACGGCGGATCAGGTGCTGGCACTGGCTCCTGACGCCGCCTCACGCAAAGCGGGCAGCAAACTCGGGGCGGCCGGGCCGTGGTCCGAGGCGGGCAGTTCCGAGGAGGGGACGGTGTGGGGGCTGTGCAAGGGCAGTGGCAGCAAGCCGTATCAGACGGTCATCGACATCGCGGACGCGGCGGGGCCCGCGTACAAGTGCAGTTGCCCGAGCCGCAAGTTCCCGTGCAAGCACGCGCTCGGGCTGCTGCTGCTCTGGGCGGGCGGAGAGGGCGCCGTGGCGCCGGGGCCGGCGCCGGACTGGGCGGAGCAGTGGATAGAGGGGAGAAGGCAGCGGGCGCAGGAGAAGCGGGCGGCGGGTGCGGCCGGTGCCGCCGCCGGTTCCGGTGATCCGGAGGGGGCGCGGCGCAGGGCGGAGCGCCGGGCGGTGCGGATCACCGCGGGTGCCACGGAACTGGAGCAGCGGCTGGCCGACCTGCTGCGCGGCGGTCTGGCGGGGGCGGAGCAGGCGGGTTACGGCCTCTGGGAGGAGACGGCGGCCCGCATGGTCGACGCCCAGGCCCCGGGACTCGCCGCCCGGGTACGGGAGTTGGGGGCGATCCCGTCGTCCGGTCCCGGCTGGCCGGTGCGGCTGCTGGAGGAGTGCGCCCTCATCCACCTCCTCGACCAGGGGTGGCTGCGCCGCGAGCGGCTGCCGGACGGACTGGCGTCGACGGTCCGTTCCCGGATCGGCCTGCCCGCCTCGCCCGACGGTCCACCGCTCCGGGACCGCTGGCTGGTCCTCGCCCAGTACGACACGGCGGACAGCCGTCTGACGACCCGCCGGATCTGGCTGCACGGCACGGACTCGGGCCGCACCGCGCTGCTCCTCTCCTACGGTGCCGCGGGCCGCGCACCCGAGTTGGCGCTGCCGGTGGGGCTGGAGCTGGAGGCGGAGGTGTCCGCCTACCACGGCACGGGGCAGCTGCGCGCGGCCCTCGGCGAGCAGTTCGCGCCGCCCGCGCCCTCGGCGACCCGGCCACCGGGCGTGTCGACCGAACAGGCCGCCGCTCGTTACGGCGAGGCGCTGCGGGACGATCCGTGGCTGGACTCCGTCCCCGTGACCCTGGACCGGGTGATACCGGCACCGGACGGGGACTCCTGGCAACTGGCGGACGCCGACGGCGACTCGGCACTGCCGCTCACGCCCTCCGCCCGCTCCCGCCCCGGATTGTGGCGCCTGGTCGCCCTCTCGGGCGGCACCCCGGTCAAGGTCTTCGGCGAGTGCGGCCACCGAGGCTTCACCCCTCTGACGGCCTGGCCGGAGGGGACGGGCGAGGCGGTGCAGCTGTGCTGA
- a CDS encoding DUF5691 domain-containing protein: MNTTPAPAPDVWEELVTSALLGTARRTPPGVAPGADAPAALLDAAAVETVRRRAGLRPTRAAERPQPAPADPRPPLPAAAGRRLSMLLADRPGTGGGGRRGTAPDLMELLPQWLSTANARGYAAPPHLLPALLDAARGRTDLRPAALTFAGPRATWLARLNPDWRFALRAAPGGGTALPPPEDTAGVRRLWEEGLFAERVALLSAIRARDAAGARELLATTWATERAEDRLMFLDSLRTGLSADDEPFLEQALADRSRNVRATAAELLSALPGSALAARMAVRAGACLAVDRTEATPTIVVEAPHECDPGMERDGVVAKAPSGRGERSWWFGQLVEAAPLGVWPDRLGGRTPEEIVALPVADDWRNDLHAAWCRAAVRQRDARWARALLGAPAAPEAGGPGAVSLAERAKLLGTLGAEERAEWVAGFIATHGLSEAFQLLGVCAVPWAAPLGRAVVDALNIARDAGSYPWSFSGVMGLAERCLDPGEAGRLEGLMAVPDEGEDASPGAGGYWAEAFQRLVTTLRLRGAMTEELGAA, encoded by the coding sequence ATGAACACGACCCCCGCGCCCGCCCCGGACGTCTGGGAGGAGCTCGTCACCTCGGCGCTGCTCGGTACCGCGCGCCGTACACCGCCCGGCGTCGCACCCGGCGCCGACGCACCGGCGGCGTTGCTGGACGCGGCGGCCGTGGAGACCGTACGGCGACGGGCCGGTCTGCGGCCCACGCGCGCGGCGGAGCGCCCGCAGCCCGCGCCCGCGGACCCGCGCCCACCGCTCCCCGCCGCTGCGGGCCGCCGGCTCTCGATGCTGCTGGCCGACCGGCCCGGCACGGGCGGCGGCGGTCGCAGGGGTACGGCACCGGACCTGATGGAGCTGCTGCCGCAGTGGCTCTCGACGGCGAACGCCCGTGGTTACGCGGCACCCCCGCACCTGCTGCCCGCCCTGCTGGACGCGGCCCGGGGCCGTACGGACCTGCGGCCGGCGGCGCTGACCTTCGCGGGGCCGCGGGCCACCTGGCTGGCCCGGCTGAACCCGGACTGGCGGTTCGCCCTGCGCGCGGCACCGGGCGGCGGGACGGCACTGCCCCCTCCGGAGGACACCGCGGGGGTGCGACGGCTCTGGGAGGAGGGGTTGTTCGCGGAGCGGGTCGCGCTCCTCTCGGCGATACGGGCCCGGGACGCCGCCGGCGCGCGCGAGTTGCTCGCGACGACATGGGCGACCGAGCGCGCCGAGGACCGGCTGATGTTCCTCGACTCGCTGCGCACGGGCCTGAGCGCGGACGACGAGCCGTTCCTGGAGCAGGCGCTGGCCGACCGGAGCCGCAATGTGCGGGCCACGGCGGCGGAGCTGCTGTCGGCACTGCCGGGTTCGGCGCTGGCGGCGCGGATGGCGGTCAGAGCCGGGGCGTGCCTGGCCGTCGACCGCACCGAGGCCACGCCGACGATCGTCGTCGAGGCGCCGCACGAGTGCGACCCGGGCATGGAGCGCGACGGCGTCGTTGCGAAGGCGCCCTCGGGGAGGGGTGAACGGTCCTGGTGGTTCGGGCAGTTGGTGGAGGCGGCGCCGCTGGGGGTGTGGCCGGACCGGCTGGGCGGGCGGACACCCGAGGAGATCGTGGCGCTGCCGGTGGCGGACGACTGGCGGAACGACCTGCACGCGGCGTGGTGCCGGGCCGCAGTACGGCAGCGGGACGCCCGCTGGGCCCGCGCACTGCTCGGGGCGCCGGCCGCGCCGGAAGCCGGGGGGCCGGGGGCGGTGTCACTGGCCGAACGGGCGAAGCTGCTGGGCACGCTGGGGGCGGAGGAGCGGGCCGAGTGGGTGGCGGGTTTCATCGCGACGCACGGACTGTCCGAGGCCTTCCAGCTGCTCGGCGTGTGCGCGGTGCCGTGGGCCGCGCCGCTGGGGCGGGCGGTGGTCGACGCGCTCAACATCGCCAGGGACGCGGGGAGTTACCCATGGAGCTTCAGCGGGGTGATGGGGCTCGCGGAGCGCTGTCTCGATCCGGGGGAGGCGGGGCGGTTGGAGGGCCTGATGGCGGTGCCGGACGAGGGCGAGGACGCGAGCCCGGGAGCGGGGGGTTACTGGGCGGAGGCGTTCCAGCGACTGGTGACGACGTTGCGCCTGCGGGGCGCGATGACGGAGGAGCTGGGCGCCGCCTAG
- a CDS encoding cobalamin B12-binding domain-containing protein, whose protein sequence is MGVAAGPIRVVVAKPGLDGHDRGAKVIARALRDAGMEVIYTGLHQTPEQIVGTAIQEDADAIGLSILSGAHNTLFAAVIDLLKERDAADILVFGGGIIPEADIPALKEKGVAEIFTPGATTQAVVDWVRANVRQSAGA, encoded by the coding sequence ATGGGTGTGGCAGCCGGTCCGATCCGCGTGGTGGTGGCCAAGCCGGGGCTCGACGGCCATGATCGCGGAGCCAAGGTGATCGCGAGGGCGCTGCGCGACGCGGGCATGGAGGTCATCTACACGGGCCTCCACCAGACTCCCGAGCAGATCGTCGGCACCGCGATCCAGGAGGACGCCGACGCGATCGGCCTCTCCATCCTGTCCGGCGCCCACAACACGCTCTTCGCGGCGGTGATCGACCTGCTGAAGGAACGGGACGCGGCGGACATCCTCGTCTTCGGCGGCGGCATCATCCCCGAGGCGGACATCCCGGCGCTGAAGGAGAAGGGCGTCGCGGAGATCTTCACGCCGGGGGCGACGACACAGGCGGTCGTGGACTGGGTGCGGGCGAATGTTCGACAGTCTGCGGGGGCGTAG
- a CDS encoding lipase family alpha/beta hydrolase: MKVTKAALPFLPLCQRLLPSRLAGLSVALLKATALEIAILAGHLLLYPSGITQERRSPLPPLPSPEDGAAQLPTEAKPPVVLLHGFIDNRSVFVLLRRSLAQHGRQQIESLNYSPLTCDIRVAAELLGRHIEGICERTGSRQVDVVGHSLGGLIARYYVQRLGGDARVRTLVTLGTPHAGTRVVPLANAHPIVRQMRPGSELLEELNRPAPGCRTHFVSFWSDLDHLMDPLETACIDHADLRAENVRVSGIGHLALPVHPAVATGIRQVLDTARPGEETANRAGGLTVA, from the coding sequence ATGAAGGTCACCAAGGCGGCGCTGCCTTTTCTCCCCCTCTGCCAGCGCCTGCTCCCCAGCAGGCTGGCGGGGCTCTCCGTAGCCCTCCTGAAGGCGACCGCCCTGGAGATCGCGATCCTCGCGGGCCATCTCCTCCTCTACCCCTCCGGCATCACCCAGGAGCGCCGTTCCCCGCTGCCCCCGCTCCCCTCCCCGGAGGACGGCGCCGCGCAGCTGCCGACCGAGGCCAAGCCGCCGGTCGTGCTGCTGCACGGCTTCATCGACAACCGCTCGGTCTTCGTCCTCCTGCGCCGCAGCCTCGCCCAGCACGGCAGGCAGCAGATCGAGTCGCTGAACTACTCCCCGCTGACCTGCGACATCCGCGTCGCGGCGGAGCTGCTGGGCCGGCACATAGAGGGCATCTGCGAGCGCACGGGCAGTCGGCAGGTCGACGTCGTCGGGCACAGCCTGGGCGGCCTGATCGCCCGGTACTACGTGCAGCGCCTCGGCGGCGACGCCAGGGTCCGCACGCTGGTGACGCTCGGCACCCCACACGCCGGCACCCGGGTGGTGCCGCTGGCGAACGCACACCCGATCGTGCGCCAGATGCGCCCCGGCTCAGAACTGCTGGAGGAGCTCAACCGGCCGGCCCCCGGCTGCCGTACGCACTTCGTCAGTTTCTGGAGCGACCTCGACCACCTGATGGACCCGCTGGAGACCGCCTGCATCGACCACGCCGACCTGCGGGCGGAGAACGTCCGGGTGAGCGGGATCGGACATCTCGCCCTGCCCGTGCACCCTGCCGTGGCGACCGGCATACGGCAGGTGCTCGACACCGCGCGGCCCGGAGAGGAGACGGCGAACCGCGCAGGGGGACTGACCGTGGCGTAA